One Lysinibacillus fusiformis genomic window carries:
- a CDS encoding putative quinol monooxygenase produces the protein MSNNKENVILYIRFRIKSEKKEEFKVLLSANMRAMEHEPAFVSAVLSDDIDNPNEVTLFEIWKGTKESWLEEELPKPYRKTYENKLVDLIDERIISYLTPTDEWRTNLTNKKID, from the coding sequence ATGAGTAATAATAAAGAAAACGTAATTCTCTATATAAGATTTAGAATTAAAAGTGAAAAAAAGGAAGAATTCAAAGTGCTATTATCTGCTAATATGAGAGCGATGGAACATGAACCAGCTTTTGTAAGTGCCGTTCTTTCAGATGATATTGATAATCCAAATGAGGTTACTCTTTTTGAAATTTGGAAAGGAACAAAGGAAAGTTGGCTAGAAGAAGAACTTCCTAAACCTTATAGAAAAACATATGAGAATAAACTAGTAGATTTAATCGATGAAAGAATAATTAGTTACCTTACACCAACGGATGAGTGGAGAACTAATTTAACGAACAAAAAGATAGATTGA
- a CDS encoding YjcZ family sporulation protein yields MSQDYGSSSGYGSGSSFALIVVLFILLIIVGASFLY; encoded by the coding sequence ATGTCGCAAGATTATGGTAGTAGTAGTGGTTATGGCTCTGGTTCAAGTTTTGCTTTAATTGTTGTTCTATTTATTCTTTTAATTATCGTCGGCGCTAGTTTCCTGTATTAA
- a CDS encoding YjcZ family sporulation protein: MGYCGGYSSGNSSTFVLIVVLFILLIIVGATFMQKGY, translated from the coding sequence ATGGGATACTGCGGAGGCTATAGCTCTGGTAATAGTTCAACATTCGTTCTAATCGTTGTCCTATTCATTCTTCTAATTATTGTTGGCGCTACCTTCATGCAAAAAGGTTATTAA
- a CDS encoding translation initiation factor 2, which produces MNDYKKNPQQSLDTTEIQIARLAYIGASISTLGDGLSAVAAGLALNALEKSSNQNPQNQNNDQSKGSEDMQKQIDYLINELKQVKKMMR; this is translated from the coding sequence ATGAATGATTATAAAAAAAATCCACAACAATCTTTGGATACAACAGAAATTCAAATAGCTAGACTTGCATATATCGGAGCTTCAATCTCAACATTGGGAGATGGTCTCTCTGCTGTTGCAGCAGGCCTAGCGCTAAATGCATTAGAAAAATCGAGTAACCAGAATCCTCAAAACCAAAATAATGATCAATCTAAAGGTTCAGAAGACATGCAAAAACAGATAGACTATTTAATAAATGAACTTAAACAAGTAAAAAAAATGATGCGGTAA
- a CDS encoding ferritin-like domain-containing protein — protein sequence MPFDFTNEHLAQLVPNSEIRDRILEIRNDEIRHYQGFSYIYTCITGQQPCPQITEQLPTNFKSGVITTFEDEQEAAEFYLGVAREPYTP from the coding sequence ATGCCATTCGATTTTACGAACGAACATTTGGCTCAACTTGTTCCAAACAGCGAAATTAGAGACAGAATTCTTGAAATAAGAAATGATGAAATACGTCATTATCAAGGTTTTTCCTACATTTATACATGCATTACAGGACAGCAACCATGTCCTCAAATAACTGAACAATTGCCAACTAACTTTAAAAGTGGAGTGATAACCACTTTTGAAGATGAACAAGAAGCAGCCGAGTTTTACCTTGGAGTAGCTAGGGAACCTTATACTCCATAA